From Blastopirellula marina, the proteins below share one genomic window:
- a CDS encoding integrase core domain-containing protein: protein SDNGPEFISRRVQQFLKKIDVGSSFIEPGSPWQNGYVESFHSRLRDECLDCELFATLAEARTLITAWRHTYNHRRPHGSLGGQTPADFASQWPASVRATPSLQQPTAIPFTQSELS, encoded by the coding sequence GTAGCGACAACGGCCCTGAGTTCATCAGCCGTCGCGTGCAGCAGTTCCTAAAGAAGATCGACGTGGGTTCGTCGTTCATCGAACCTGGCAGCCCGTGGCAGAATGGATACGTCGAAAGCTTCCACAGTCGCCTCCGCGACGAATGCCTGGACTGCGAACTGTTCGCGACGCTGGCCGAGGCTCGTACGCTGATCACGGCTTGGCGACACACGTACAACCACCGCCGCCCACACGGCAGTCTGGGCGGCCAGACCCCCGCAGATTTCGCGTCGCAGTGGCCTGCTTCCGTTCGGGCTACGCCCTCACTCCAGCAGCCCACTGCGATTCCTTTTACCCAATCCGAACTCTCATAA